From a single Candidatus Brevundimonas phytovorans genomic region:
- a CDS encoding flagellar protein FlaG, whose product MADNVAKLPNITLVQPDTLGQAVEAPVRPVKAEPDAGRYRLTIEEGPSGFVYKTRDRVTGEVIRQLPREEVVKMSARPGYGAGELIKTKV is encoded by the coding sequence ATGGCAGACAATGTCGCAAAGCTCCCGAACATAACCCTCGTTCAACCTGACACGCTTGGTCAGGCGGTCGAGGCGCCGGTCAGGCCCGTCAAGGCTGAACCCGACGCTGGGCGTTATCGCCTGACCATCGAGGAAGGCCCGAGCGGGTTTGTCTACAAGACCCGCGACCGCGTCACCGGCGAAGTCATTCGCCAGTTGCCGCGCGAAGAGGTCGTGAAAATGAGCGCCCGCCCAGGCTATGGGGCGGGGGAGCTGATCAAGACCAAGGTCTGA
- a CDS encoding flagellin, translating to MANSINTNAGALIALQNLNNTSRDLSITQNRVNTGQKVSSAKDNGAIFAIATNQRAEMGALDAVKQSMQRGQSIVDVALAAGETITKALEEQKSLAVAIESSVAGSAAETAYLADFNALGNEITKALGGATFDGVNLFSATTPAIEVKTGTGATDLFTLKAAGGAATAVATAGGAVARAGATAAAVDTALKGFTAELGSLGTKSKSLERSLTFTSKMQDALEVGVGNLVDADLAKESARLTALQTKQQLGVQALSIANQSSSVLLGLFR from the coding sequence ATGGCTAATAGCATCAACACCAACGCAGGCGCACTGATTGCTCTGCAAAACCTGAACAACACGAGCCGTGATCTCTCGATCACGCAAAACCGTGTGAATACCGGCCAGAAGGTTTCTTCGGCCAAGGACAATGGCGCCATCTTCGCCATCGCCACCAATCAGCGCGCCGAGATGGGCGCCCTGGACGCCGTGAAGCAGTCGATGCAACGCGGCCAATCGATCGTCGATGTGGCCTTGGCCGCGGGCGAGACCATCACCAAGGCTCTTGAAGAACAGAAGAGCCTGGCGGTCGCGATCGAATCCTCGGTTGCCGGTTCGGCTGCCGAAACGGCCTACCTGGCTGACTTCAACGCCCTCGGCAATGAAATCACCAAGGCTCTGGGCGGCGCCACCTTCGACGGCGTCAACCTGTTCTCAGCGACCACGCCGGCCATTGAAGTCAAGACCGGCACGGGCGCGACGGACCTCTTCACGTTGAAGGCTGCTGGCGGGGCCGCTACGGCGGTCGCCACGGCGGGCGGTGCGGTCGCTCGGGCCGGCGCCACGGCTGCGGCCGTGGATACGGCGCTCAAGGGCTTCACAGCCGAACTGGGCTCGCTGGGCACCAAGTCCAAGTCGCTGGAAAGGTCGCTGACCTTCACCAGCAAGATGCAGGACGCTCTGGAAGTCGGCGTCGGCAACCTGGTGGATGCCGATCTGGCCAAGGAAAGCGCGCGCCTGACGGCTCTGCAAACCAAGCAACAGCTGGGTGTGCAGGCGCTGTCGATCGCGAACCAGTCGAGCTCGGTTCTGCTCGGTCTGTTCCGCTAA